From Scatophagus argus isolate fScaArg1 chromosome 2, fScaArg1.pri, whole genome shotgun sequence, a single genomic window includes:
- the LOC124069477 gene encoding phospholipid-transporting ATPase ABCA1-like isoform X1 encodes MAVSTQLGLLLWKNFTYRRRQTIQLLIEIIWPLFIFFILISVRIHYPPYEQHECHFPNKAMPSAGTLPWVQGIICNANNPCFRNPTPGESPGVVGNFNDSIISRLFIDAKKILLYTQNDKSYEGYRGLLRALRKMQKNTARFKLKDFLRDNETLSHFLHHNASLPRHALKQIVEADVNLEKVLTKGFGFHLRDLCNTTPLEEFVHIADSNVSRLTREIICKSSSDWLNKAQSHFLSNLDFLKPIRKDVKSDPKIIQEVSAATDYLLENLGALAVELSGMNSWKDMRKEILYLTANATGSPNQMYQAVSRIVCGHPEGGGLKIKSLNWYEDNNYKALFGNHGNDSDSEPLSTYDNSSTPYCNNMMRSLESSPISRMIWRALKPLLMGKILYTPDTPATQRIIHEVNKTFQELGVLRDLGGMWEEIRPKIWNFMENSEEMDLVRTLLQNNASAVFLNAQLSETEWRVSDVSDFLSKASEDQRPAGSAYTWRDVFNETDQAIQTISRFMECVNLDKLEPVANEERLVNKSMGLLDNQKFWAGIVFPDITHSNSTDLPPNVNYKIRMDIDNVERTNKIKDGYWDPGPRADPFEDLRYIWGGFSYLQDVIEHGIIRAITGTKEKTGIYIQQMPYPCYVDDIFLRVMSRSMPLFMTLAWMYSVAIIIKGVVYEKEARLKETMRIMGLNNGILWLSWFISSLIPLLISAGLLVTLLKMGNLLPYSDPGVVFLFLGSFGIVTIMQCFLISTLFSRANLAAACGGIIYFTLYLPYVLCVAWQDYVGFGAKVVVSLLSPVAFGFGCEYFALFEEQGVGIQWSNLLASPLEEDSYNLTTSICLMLFDALLYGVMTWYIEAVFPGQYGIPRAWYFPFTRTYWCGEKENQYLSTPLSKKGNAEAVCIEEEPSHIEPGVYIENLVKVYSHGNKLAVDGLSLRFYNGQITSFLGHNGAGKTTTMSILTGLFPPTSGTAYILGKDIRTELSTIRQNLGVCPQHNVLFSMLTVEEHIWFYARLKGLPEEKVKAEMEQIVNDVGLPHKRQSRTSTLSGGMQRKLSVALAFVGGSKVVILDEPTAGVDPYARRGIWDLLLKYRQGRTIILSTHHMDEADILGDRIAIISHGKLCCVGSSLFLKTHLGTGYYLTLVKRDYDLTLQSCRNSASTVSYSKKTEKEDSVSESSSDAGLGSEPESETTTIDVSLISNVIFKHVPEARLVEDLGHELTYVLPYQSAKDGAFVELFHELDDRLTDLGISSYGISDTTLEEIFLKVAEDSGVDSVELSDGVVPTRTRRHHAFGDHQSCLKPFTEDDFDFNDSEGDPESRETDWLSGTDGKGSYQVKGWGLKRQQFVALLWKRFLYARRSRKGFFAQIVLPAVFVCIALVFSLIVPPFGKYPSLALHPSMYGEQFTFISNDMPEDPHINKLLGALTEKPGFGTRCMEGEPIPDTPCTAVDDEWSVPEVSQIVSNMFDKGNWSMENPSPLCECSCKGRKRMLPECPPGAGGLPPPQMKISDKDTLQNLTGRNVSDYLVKTYAQIIGKSLKNKIWVNEFRYGGFSLGARSSQLLSHTDEIDYAIAQLRRRFRLERGTAADRFFGSLSSFIQGLDTQNNVKIWFNNKGWHSIGSFLNVMNNGILRASLQADKDPTKFGITAYNHPLNLTKEQLSQVALMTTSVDVLVSICVIFAMSFVPASFVVFLIQERVNKAKHMQFISGVQPFLYWLANFVWDMCNYIVPATLVIIIFVCFQQDAYVSSTNLPVLALLLLLYGWSITPLMYPASFFFKIPSTAYVVLTSVNILIGINGSVSTFVLELFGSNEIGGINDILKNVFLIFPHFCLGRGLIDMVKNQAMADALERFGENRFRSPLAWDMVGKNLFAMAIEGVIFFFITVLIQYRFCFKPRSSTSHLKPIGEEDEDVARERQRILSGAGQSDILELRQLTKIYKRKQKPAVDRLCVGIPPGECFGLLGVNGAGKTSTFKMLTGDSVVTSGEAYLAGKSVTTEIDEVHQNMGYCPQFDAINDLLTGREHLEFYAILRGVPEKEVCEVAEWGIRKLGLVKYVDKAAGSYSGGNMRKLSTAIALIGGPPVVFLDEPTTGMDPKARRALWNAILSIIKEGRSVVLTSHSMEECEALCTRMAIMVNGRFRCLGSVQHLKNRFGDGYTIILRVAGPDPDLRPVMEFIERELPGSTLKEKHRNMLQYQLPTSLTSLARIFSLLSKNKEALSIEDYSVSQTTLDQVFVNFAKDQSDEDHLKEVHLSKRDAVVVDISQLNSFLTDSKTRESCV; translated from the exons GTGTTGACTAAAGGTTTCGGCTTCCATCTCAGAGACCTCTGTAATACCACGCCCCTGGAGGAGTTTGTTCACATTGCTGACAGCAACGTGTCGCGTCTGACTCGAGAAATTATCTGCAAGTCCTCCAGTGATTGGCTAAACAAGGCCCAAAGCCACTTCCTCTCCAACTTGGACTTCCTCAAACCAATTCGG AAGGATGTGAAGTCAGACCCCAAAATCATTCAAGAAGTCTCAGCTGCAACTGACTATCTTCTGGAGAACCTTGGAGCGCTGGCTGTGGAG CTTTCCGGAATGAATAGCTGGAAGGATATGCGTAAGGAGATCCTGTACCTGACTGCAAATGCCACAGGCTCTCCAAACCAGATGTACCAGGCTGTGTCACGTATCGTCTGTGGACACCCCGAGGGAGGCGGCCTCAAAATCAAGTCTCTCAACTGGTATGAAGACAACAACTACAAGGCCTTGTTCGGAAACCATGGCAAcgacagtgacagtgaacctCTTTCCACTTATGACAACTCTTCCA CTCCTTATTGTAACAACATGATGCGGAGTCTGGAGTCCAGCCCCATTTCCAGGATGATCTGGAGAGCTCTGAAGCCCCTGCTCATGGGGAAGATTCTTTACACTCCAGATACTCCAGCAACACAGAGAATCATCCATGAG GTTAATAAGACCTTCCAGGAGCTTGGTGTGCTGAGGGACCTTGGTGGGATGTGGGAGGAGATAAGACCCAAAATTTGGAACTTCATGGAGAACAGCGAGGAAATGGACTTGGTCAGG aCCCTGCTCCAGAATAATGCCAGTGCTGTGTTCCTTAATGCACAGCTCAGTGAGACTGAGTGGCGTGTGTCAGATGTTTCAGACTTCCTGTCCAAGGCCTCAGAGGACCAAAGACCTGCAGGTTCTGCCTATACTTGGAGAGACGTCTTCAACGAAACCGACCAGGCCATACAGACCATCTCACGCTTCATGGAG tgtgTGAACCTGGACAAGCTGGAGCCAGTAGCTAATGAGGAGAGACTGGTGAATAAGTCCATGGGTCTTCTGGACAACCAGAAATTCTGGGCTGGAATCGTCTTTCCTGACATCACCCACAGCAACAGCACTGACTTGCCTCCCAACGTCAACTATAAGATCCGCATGGACATTGATAATGTGGAGAGGACAAACAAGATTAAAGATGG CTATTGGGATCCTGGTCCCAGGGCAGATCCCTTTGAGGACCTTCGGTACATCTGGGGTGGATTTTCTTACCTGCAGGATGTCATCGAACATGGAATCATAAGAGCTATCACTGGCACCAAAGAAAAGACAGGCATCTACATCCAGCAGATGCCTTACCCCTGCTACGTTGATGACAT TTTCCTACGGGTGATGAGTCGCTCAATGCCCCTGTTCATGACCTTGGCGTGGATGTACTCAGTGGCCATCATCATCAAGGGCGTGGTATATGAGAAGGAGGCACGGCTCAAGGAGACCATGAGGATCATGGGACTGAACAATGGTATCTTGTGGCTCAGCTGGTTCATCAGCAGTTTAATCCCACTTCTGATCAGCGCGGGCTTGTTGGTGACATTACTAAAG ATGGGCAACCTGCTGCCTTATAGTGACCCAGGAGTGGTGTTTCTTTTCTTGGGATCCTTCGGCATAGTAACCATCATGCAGTGCTTCCTTATCAGCACCCTGTTCTCTCGTGCCAACTTGGCAGCTGCCTGTGGTGGCATCATATATTTCACCCTGTATCTGCCCTACGTGCTGTGTGTCGCCTGGCAAGACTACGTCGGCTTTGGAGCAAAAGTTGTTGTG AGTCTGCTATCTCCTGTGGCTTTTGGTTTTGGCTGTGAGTACTTTGCCCTGTTTGAGGAGCAGGGTGTGGGTATCCAGTGGTCAAACCTGCTGGCCAGTCCTCTGGAGGAAGATAGCTACAACCTGACCACGTCCATCTGCCTCATGTTGTTCGACGCCCTGCTCTACGGAGTAATGACGTGGTACATCGAAGCTGTGTTCCCTG GTCAGTATGGGATTCCCAGGGCTTGGTATTTCCCTTTCACTAGGACGTACTGgtgtggagaaaaagaaaaccagtaTCTCTCCACCCCTCTGTCAAAGAAGGGCAACGCTGAAG CTGTGTGTATTGAAGAGGAGCCGAGCCACATCGAGCCGGGTGTTTACATCGAAAATCTGGTGAAGGTCTACAGTCATGGAAACAAGCTGGCTGTGGATGGACTGTCCCTCAGGTTCTATAACGGACAGATAACCTCCTTCCTTGGCCACAATGGAGCTGGCAAGACCACAACTAT GTCCATTCTGACCGGTCTGTTTCCACCCACCTCTGGTACAGCCTACATCCTTGGCAAGGACATCCGCACCGAACTAAGTACCATCCGACAGAATCTGGGCGTTTGTCCTCAGCACAACGTCCTTTTCAGCAT GCTAACGGTGGAGGAACACATCTGGTTCTATGCCCGTCTGAAGGGCCTGCCAGAGGAGAAGGTGAAGGCAGAGATGGAACAAATTGTGAATGATGTCGGACTGCCTCACAAACGACAGTCACGAACTAGCACGCTGTCAG GAGGGATGCAGAGGAAGCTGTCAGTGGCTCTGGCTTTTGTTGGAGGCTCAAAAGTTGTGATTCTGGATGAACCTACTGCTGGAGTCGATCCCTACGCACGCAGGGGCATCTGGGACCTGCTACTTAAATACAGACAAG GCCGCACCATCATCCTGTCCACTCACCACATGGATGAGGCTGACATCCTGGGTGACCGCATTGCCATCATTTCCCACGGGAAACTGTGCTGCGTAGGCTCCTCGCTCTTCCTGAAGACCCATCTGGGCACAGGCTACTACCTGACCCTGGTCAAGAGAGACTACGATTTGACACTTCAGTCCTGCAGGAATTCTGCCAGCACCGTCTCCTACAgcaagaagacagaaaag GAGGACAGTGTATCAGAGAGCAGTTCAGATGCTGGTCTTGGCAGCGAACCAGAGAGTGAAACAACCACAATTG ATGTGTCCCTCATCTCCAACGTGATATTCAAGCATGTTCCTGAGGCTCGCCTGGTTGAGGACCTTGGCCATGAACTCACCTATGTCTTGCCCTATCAGTCAGCCAAAGATGGAGCCTTTGTAGAGCTCTTCCATGAGCTGGATGACCGACTCACCGACCTGGGAATATCCAGCTATGGAATATCTGATACCACCCTGGAGGAG ATTTTCCTCAAAGTGGCTGAGGACAGTGGAGTGGATTCAGTTGAGCTTTCAG atgGAGTCGTGCCTACCAGGACTCGTCGCCATCATGCTTTTGGAGACCACCAGAGCTGCCTGAAGCCCTTCACTGAGGATGACTTTGATTTCAACGACTCTGAAGGTGACCCAG AATCCCGTGAGACCGACTGGCTCAGTGGAACAGATGGCAAAGGTTCCTACCAGGTCAAAGGCTGGGGTCTGAAGAGACAGCAGTTTGTTGCACTACTCTGGAAACGATTCCTCTACGCTCGGCGCTCCAGGAAAGGCTTCTTTGCTCAG ATTGTTCTTCCAgcagtgtttgtctgtattGCCCTGGTGTTCAGTCTGATTGTTCCTCCCTTCGGAAAGTACCCAAGTCTGGCTCTGCATCCCAGCATGTATGGAGAACAGTTTACCTTCATCAG CAATGACATGCCTGAGGACCCTCACATCAACAAACTACTGGGAGCTCTCACAGAAAAACCAGGATTTGGAACACGCTGCATGGAAGGAGAACCTATACC GGACACTCCCTGTACAGCAGTTGACGATGAGTGGTCCGTCCCAGAAGTCTCCCAAATTGTGAGCAACATGTTCGACAAAGGCAACTGGTCGATGGAGAATCCGTCTCCCCTGTGTGAATGCAGCTGCAAGGGACGTAAGAGGATGCTTCCGGAGTGTCCACCTGGTGCTGGTGGACTTCCACCACCACAG ATGAAGATTAGTGACAAAGATACTCTGCAGAATCTGACTGGCAGGAATGTCTCAGACTATCTGGTTAAAACCTACGCTCAGATAATTGGCAAGAG CCTGAAGAATAAGATTTGGGTCAACGAGTTCAG ATATGGTGGATTCTCACTGGGCGCCAGGAGTTCTCAgttgctgtcacacacagatgaaatcGATTATGCCATCGCTCAGCTGAGGAGACGCTTCCGTCTGGAGAGA ggAACTGCAGCAGATCGTTTCTTTGGGAGCCTTTCCAGTTTTATCCAAGGATTGGATACCCAGAATAACGTCAAG ATCTGGTTCAACAACAAGGGCTGGCACAGCATTGGTTCTTTCCTCAATGTGATGAACAATGGCATCCTGCGGGCAAGTCTGCAAGCCGATAAAGATCCTACAAAGTTTGGCATCACTGCCTACAACCACCCGCTCAACCTTACCAAGGAGCAGCTGTCACAGGTTGCACT GATGACAACATCAGTGGATGTACTGGTTTCCATCTGCGTGATCTTCGCCATGTCCTTCGTCCCTGCCAGCTTTGTTGTCTTCCTCATCCAAGAGAGAGTGAACAAAGCCAAACATATGCAGTTTATCAGCGGAGTGCAGCCTTTCCTGTACTGGCTGGCCAACTTTGTTTGGGATATG TGTAACTACATTGTCCCAGCCACACTGGTTATCatcatctttgtgtgtttccaaCAAGACGCCTACGTCTCCTCCACCAATCTGCCTGTGttggcactgctgctgctgctctacGG ATGGTCCATCACCCCTCTGATGTACCCAGCCTCGTTCTTCTTTAAGATCCCCAGCACCGCCTACGTGGTTCTGACCAGTGTTAACATACTGATAGGAATCAACGGCAGTGTCTCCACATTTGTACTGGAGCTGTTTGGAAGCAAT GAAATTGGCGGTATCAACGACATCCTTAAGAACGTCTTCCTCATCTTCCCTCACTTTTGTCTGGGTAGAGGACTGATTGACATGGTGAAAAATCAGGCAATGGCAGACGCTTTGGAGAGATTTG gTGAGAACCGGTTCCGCTCCCCTCTAGCCTGGGACATGGTGGGAAAGAACCTGTTTGCGATGGCCATAGAGGGCGtgatcttcttcttcatcaccGTCCTCATTCAGTACCGCTTCTGCTTCAAACCCAG GTCATCCACCAGTCATCTGAAGCCAATTGGAGAAGAAGACGAGGACGTCGCCAGAGAGCGACAGAGGATCCTGAGTGGAGCAGGACAGTCGGACATCCTGGAGCTTAGGCAGCTTACTAAGATCTACAAGCGGAAACAGAAGCCAGCAGTGGACCGGCTGTGTGTCGGCATCCCCCCTGGAGAG TGCTTTGGCTTACTGGGGGTGAATGGGGCAGGGAAAACCAGCACCTTTAAAATGCTGACAGGAGACTCAGTGGTCACGAGTGGAGAGGCCTACCTGGCCGGCAAGAG CGTAACCACAGAGATAGACGAGGTCCATCAGAACATGGGCTACTGTCCTCAGTTTGATGCCATCAACGACCTGCTGACCGGCAGAGAACATCTTGAGTTTTATGCCATCCTGAGAGGAGTACCTGAGAAGGAAGTCTGTGAG GTGGCAGAGTGGGGCATAAGGAAGCTGGGCTTGGTCAAATATGTGGACAAGGCAGCAGGAAGTTACAGTGGAGGAAACATGAGGAAATTGTCTACTGCCATCGCTCTGATTGGAGGACCACCAGTCGTCTTTCTG GATGAACCAACAACAGGCATGGACCCTAAGGCACGTCGTGCTCTGTGGAACGCAATCCTGAGCATCATCAAAGAGGGACGATCTGTAGTCCTGACATCTCACAG CATGGAGGAGTGTGAAGCACTCTGCACCAGAATGGCCATCATGGTCAACGGCAGGTTCCGCTGTTTGGGCAGCGTGCAGCATCTCAAAAACAG ATTTGGTGATGGCTACACCATCATCCTGCGGGTGGCTGGCCCAGACCCAGACCTCCGGCCGGTGATGGAGTTCATTGAGCGGGAGCTTCCTGGCAGCACACTGAAGGAGAAACACCGCAACATGCTACAGTACCAGCTGCCCACCTCCCTCACCTCCCTCGCCCGCATCTTCTCCCTGCTCTCTAAAAACAAGGAGGCGCTCAGCATAGAGGACTATTCCGTCTCCCAGACAACTCTAGACCAA GTGTTTGTAAATTTTGCCAAGGACCAAAGTGATGAGGACCACTTGAAAGAAGTCCATCTGAGCAAGCGGGATGCTGTGGTAGTGGACATTTCCCAGCTAAATTCTTTCCTCACGGACAGCAAAACAAGGGAGAGCTGTGTCTGA